A section of the Vibrio vulnificus CMCP6 genome encodes:
- a CDS encoding O-succinylhomoserine (thiol)-lyase: MSHRKPATIAVRTGIESDTQYRAVVPPIYLSTNYGFSAFGEVPKYDYTRSGNPNRGLLEQALFELESGKGAVVTNCGTSALNLWVSAFLSPDDLIVAPHDCYGGTYRLFNTRAKKGDFKVRFVDQSDSAALDAALALNPKLVLLETPSNPLVRVVDIAEVCEKAHKVGALVAVDNTFLTPVYQKPLELGADFVIHSTTKYINGHSDVIGGVVITKTEEHATELSWWGNCLGATGTPFDSYMTLRGIRTLGARMRVHEESSQQILSYLQTQELVGTIYHPSLPAHPGHEIAKKQQSGFGSMLSFEFAGSFEQLKVFVKALDLFSLAESLGGVESLVCHPASMTHRAMGEEALAEAGVTQQLLRLSVGLEDAQDLIADLKQAFQQAKESC, encoded by the coding sequence ATGAGTCACCGCAAGCCAGCCACGATTGCCGTTAGAACGGGCATCGAATCCGATACTCAATACCGTGCCGTTGTGCCACCGATCTATTTGTCGACGAACTATGGTTTCTCTGCCTTTGGCGAAGTGCCTAAATACGACTATACCCGCTCAGGCAACCCAAATCGTGGTCTACTAGAGCAAGCGTTGTTTGAGCTCGAATCTGGTAAAGGTGCGGTGGTCACAAACTGCGGGACATCAGCACTTAACTTGTGGGTGTCTGCTTTTTTAAGCCCTGACGATCTTATTGTGGCACCTCATGATTGTTATGGAGGTACCTACCGTCTTTTCAATACTCGAGCGAAGAAAGGGGATTTTAAAGTCCGCTTTGTCGACCAATCCGACAGTGCTGCACTGGATGCGGCGTTGGCGCTTAACCCCAAACTGGTGTTGCTTGAAACGCCTTCCAACCCGCTCGTGCGTGTGGTGGACATCGCGGAAGTGTGTGAGAAAGCCCATAAAGTGGGCGCGTTGGTGGCGGTCGATAACACCTTTTTGACACCGGTGTACCAAAAGCCTTTGGAGCTGGGGGCAGACTTTGTGATTCACTCGACAACCAAGTATATCAATGGGCATTCTGATGTGATTGGCGGTGTGGTGATCACTAAAACCGAAGAGCACGCAACAGAACTATCGTGGTGGGGGAACTGCCTTGGCGCAACCGGTACGCCATTTGATAGCTATATGACGCTACGTGGTATCCGTACATTGGGGGCACGTATGCGCGTGCATGAAGAAAGTTCGCAACAAATTCTCTCTTATCTGCAAACTCAAGAGTTAGTCGGTACCATTTATCACCCGAGTTTGCCAGCGCATCCCGGTCATGAGATCGCCAAAAAGCAGCAATCGGGCTTTGGATCGATGTTGAGCTTTGAATTTGCTGGCAGCTTTGAGCAATTGAAAGTGTTTGTGAAAGCGCTAGATTTGTTTTCATTAGCGGAGTCACTTGGTGGTGTCGAAAGCTTGGTTTGTCATCCGGCATCTATGACTCATCGTGCGATGGGAGAGGAAGCACTCGCAGAAGCTGGCGTGACGCAACAGTTATTGCGTTTATCGGTGGGGCTGGAAGATGCGCAAGATCTGATTGCCGACCTCAAGCAGGCCTTTCAACAAGCGAAGGAGAGCTGTTAA
- the rpmE gene encoding 50S ribosomal protein L31, with protein sequence MKAGIHPEYKAVNATCSCGNSFVFNSTLDKESIHLDVCDKCHPFYTGKQRIVDTGGRVDRFNKRFGALSSGKK encoded by the coding sequence ATGAAAGCTGGTATCCATCCAGAATACAAAGCAGTAAACGCAACTTGTTCTTGCGGCAACTCTTTCGTTTTCAACTCTACTCTAGATAAAGAATCTATCCACCTAGACGTATGTGACAAGTGCCACCCATTCTACACTGGTAAGCAACGTATCGTTGATACAGGCGGCCGTGTTGATCGCTTCAACAAGCGTTTCGGTGCTCTATCAAGCGGTAAGAAATAA
- the metJ gene encoding met regulon transcriptional regulator MetJ, whose product MADWNGEYISPYAEHGKKSEQVKKITVSIPLKVLKVLTDERTRRQINNLRHATNSELLCEAFLHAYTGQPLPTDEDLRKDRPDDIPTEAKELMTAMGIEFEAYDD is encoded by the coding sequence ATGGCTGACTGGAATGGCGAATACATAAGTCCATACGCAGAGCATGGAAAGAAAAGCGAGCAAGTAAAAAAAATTACCGTTTCTATCCCGCTTAAAGTACTAAAAGTTCTGACGGATGAACGTACTCGTCGTCAAATTAATAACCTACGCCACGCAACAAACAGTGAGTTGTTGTGTGAGGCATTTCTGCATGCGTACACTGGCCAGCCACTGCCGACGGATGAAGATCTCAGAAAAGATCGCCCGGATGATATCCCAACAGAAGCCAAAGAATTGATGACGGCGATGGGTATCGAATTTGAAGCGTATGACGACTAA
- a CDS encoding malic enzyme-like NAD(P)-binding protein gives MSDDNSQQMTPEEVLRQQALDYHALPTAGKIAVALTKPAETAKDLALAYSPGVAEPVREIAQNPDNVYKYTSKGNMVAVISNGTAILGLGNLGPLASKPVMEGKALLFKRFAGLDSIDIEVKHRTIDEFVDTVANIADTFGGINLEDIKAPDCFEIEKRLIERCDVPVFHDDQHGTAIVTAAGMLNAIELQGKKLNECIIVCLGAGAAAVACMELLIKCGAMREKIYMLDRKGVIHTRRDDLNEYKQLFANNTDKRTLEDVISGADLFLGVSGPNLMPAEALKLMADKPVVFACSNPDPEIKPELAHEVRSDLIMGTGRSDYPNQVNNVLCFPFIFRGALDVRASEINDEMKLAAVEAIRQLAKEPVPEAVLKAAGVESLSFGPQYIIPKPMDSRLLPRVAKAVAQAAVDTGVARIPMPENYMAE, from the coding sequence ATGTCCGATGACAATAGCCAGCAAATGACCCCTGAAGAAGTACTTCGCCAACAAGCTCTTGATTATCATGCTTTGCCAACGGCGGGTAAAATTGCCGTCGCTCTAACCAAACCTGCGGAAACCGCTAAAGATCTTGCTTTAGCTTACAGCCCAGGTGTTGCAGAGCCGGTTCGCGAAATCGCACAGAACCCAGACAACGTTTACAAGTACACCTCAAAGGGAAATATGGTGGCCGTTATCTCTAACGGTACGGCAATTTTGGGTCTAGGTAACTTAGGTCCTTTGGCATCAAAGCCAGTAATGGAAGGTAAGGCACTGCTGTTTAAGCGTTTTGCTGGTCTTGATTCTATCGATATTGAAGTGAAGCATCGCACCATCGACGAATTCGTGGATACGGTCGCGAACATTGCAGATACCTTTGGTGGTATCAATTTAGAAGACATCAAAGCACCAGACTGTTTTGAAATTGAAAAACGTCTGATTGAGCGTTGTGATGTGCCAGTGTTCCATGATGACCAACACGGAACGGCCATTGTCACCGCGGCTGGTATGCTGAATGCGATCGAACTGCAGGGTAAGAAGCTAAACGAATGTATTATTGTTTGTCTTGGTGCGGGTGCGGCTGCCGTGGCGTGTATGGAGCTGCTGATCAAATGTGGCGCGATGCGTGAAAAGATCTACATGCTGGATCGTAAAGGTGTGATTCATACACGTCGTGATGATCTCAACGAGTACAAGCAACTGTTCGCCAACAATACAGACAAGCGCACACTGGAAGATGTGATCAGCGGTGCGGATCTCTTCCTTGGCGTGTCTGGTCCAAACCTAATGCCTGCAGAAGCGCTGAAGCTGATGGCGGATAAACCGGTTGTGTTTGCGTGTTCAAACCCTGATCCAGAAATCAAGCCAGAGTTGGCGCATGAAGTGCGCAGCGATCTTATCATGGGTACAGGTCGCAGCGACTATCCGAACCAAGTGAACAACGTGTTGTGCTTCCCATTCATTTTCCGTGGCGCTCTGGATGTTCGTGCTAGTGAAATTAATGATGAAATGAAGTTAGCAGCGGTTGAAGCGATTCGTCAATTGGCGAAAGAGCCAGTGCCAGAAGCAGTATTGAAAGCGGCAGGTGTTGAATCGCTGAGCTTTGGCCCGCAATACATTATTCCCAAACCAATGGATTCACGTTTGCTGCCTCGCGTGGCGAAAGCCGTTGCTCAGGCGGCCGTTGATACCGGTGTGGCTCGTATTCCAATGCCAGAAAACTACATGGCCGAGTAA